DNA sequence from the Pseudophryne corroboree isolate aPseCor3 chromosome 6, aPseCor3.hap2, whole genome shotgun sequence genome:
caacaactcacccaataaccacatgtctggtcgttgacttgatcttaatctctgccatatccctgattgtctaatgacatacgcatcatgggaacttccagtaaactttgcgttcagggaaaggatctggagggatggcccacaaacaaccattacattcagagaatgaaacagtttcctgtttctaaaaatttcttcattatgttttggtggctgaatagctacatgtgtgccatccacaaccccaataacatgtgggaagcgactaccaccttccgcaaattgccgcttcaccacatctagggcaccaacatccaaaggcatagcaataaattgcttaacacgcttgaggaaagcctggcagacacgtcgcaggaccttactgaactggccctgcgacatgccaaccaggtctccaaccacatgctggaatgatcctgtggccaaaaaatgtaacactgcaaggaattgtgtcaatggtggtattgctgtaggataccgaatttcagactccagatcactctctattatggagagagtgtctaggattagatgtggtggcagccggtatctacgcaccaccacatcatctggcatcccaaaaagtctgacacgggttctgaaaattggtggcctagcacgcctccgttgccttggttgatgaggagccggctgtggttgtggggctgg
Encoded proteins:
- the LOC134935357 gene encoding putative nuclease HARBI1 — protein: MSIHIAAEALPPQPTPALPPQPPAPQPQPAPHQPRQRRRARPPIFRTRVRLFGMPDDVVVRRYRLPPHLILDTLSIIESDLESEIRYPTAIPPLTQFLAVLHFLATGSFQHVVGDLVGMSQGQFSKVLRRVCQAFLKRVKQFIAMPLDVGALDVVKRQFAEGGSRFPHVIGVVDGTHVAIQPPKHNEEIFRNRKLFHSLNVMVVCGPSLQILSLNAKFTGSSHDAYVIRQSGIWQRLRSSQRPDMWLLGDRGYPCTPWLMTPYRNPRPGPQMAFNSALTATRQLVERTIGVLKGRFRVLHRTGGDIMYSPEMASKIVVLCAILHNIAVRSSVELPQAEELPDEEPGVVPRFGGGSVTRRGSQVRARIVAEYFS